The stretch of DNA TCCGCCTATCATGATAAAGTTTGTCTTACAGGCTTTAGAAAAAATGGGTTATTCCGAAGACCAGGTAGTTACTACCTTAGAGCTAAAGATGAAGTGTGGTATTGGAAAGTGTGGACGCTGCAATATCGGAAGCAAATTTGTTTGCGTTGATGGACCTGTCTTTACCTTAAGGGAACTTAAAAAATTACCTCCCGAGTTTTAAAAAATGCCCGGTGTTTGCCGGGCTTTATTTTTTCTGGTTTCCTATAAATTTTTGTAGAAATTAGGGAAAAAATGTAGAAAAATTTGGTAAAAAATAGCACTGAAGCTGAAAGGAAATCTCAGCCAATTGTCGAAAATAATAATTAATTAGAGTAAAAGGACATTTCGGGAGGTAAACCTTGAAGACCAATCGTTTAACGAATTTTTATTATTTAATCTTAAATGATTCTCCCAATATTATCCTTGCTATAGACCCGGATTATAAAATTGTTTTTTTTAACAAGACCGCGGAAAAGATTTTTGGCATAAAAAGAGAAGAAGTTCTGGGCAAAGATTTTCAACAATTTTTTCAAAAACTTGGTCTTCTGGAACGGTCCCGATTAGTAGATTCCCTTAAATACCGGAAGGTTTTTGAAATAGAAAATATTCCTTTAAAAATAGGCGAGCACCAAAAACATTTTTGGGGTAAAAGCTATCCTGTAATAGATCAAACGGGAGAGCTTTTAGGTGCCGTATTAGTAGGATGGGATACTCACGGGAAACAAGTGGTAGGTCAGGAACATATCAACCACGAAAAATTCGCGGTGATAAAAACCATAGCTGCCGGCACTGCCCACGAGATACGAAACCCTCTGACTACCGTAAAAGGTTTTATCCAACTTCTAGGGCAAGAAAAGCTTCAAGACCAGGAAAGCAAAGTATTTTTAGACACTATCGTACAAGAAATAAATCGTATTGAAAAGATAATAGCTGATCTTTTAGTGTTGTCCCATGATAGTGGACTTAAAAAAGGTATAGTAAATTTAAACCGTCTGGTGGAAAGAGCTTCCGAAAGCATTGCTCCGGCAGCATATTTAAATAATATTTCCATTATTAAAAATTTAAATTATGGCTTACCTTTAATTTTGGGCGATGATGAGCGACTTTTTTTCGTGCTTACCAATCTTTTAACCAATGCCTGCGAAGCTATTGGTAAAGATGGCCTAATTACCCTGGAGACTTTTTTTGATGAAAAAGAAGGAAAAGTTGGTTTAAGGATTTCCGATAACGGTCCGGGTGTTCCCGAAGAACTTCAGAGTAAAATTTTTGAGCCGTTTTTTACCACCAAAACGGAAGGGACGGGGCTTGGACTTGCAATTTGCTACCGGACGGTTGAGGAACATAACGGTAGCATTAAAGTTTACAATAACGCTTCCGGTGGGGCGACTTTTGAGATTACCTTACCCTTAAATTTAGAAAATGCTTACTCCTAAAATGCCTCCAATTGCCCCTGCTAAAAGAATAACCAGGCTTTTTTCTAAGAAAACCACAAAGGAAAAAGGAGAATGAAAGACCCAGAGGGAAAAAACAAAGAAGATAACGATAAAAATTCCGCCAAGGTAAAGGCCGTGCCAGAGGCCTTTTTTTTGTGCCTTTCTTCCGGCGACAAAGCCTCCGGCTAAAAGGCTTAAAAAGATAACGCTAAAGCTTAAAATTGTCCACCAGGTAAAGTTAGTGGTAAAATAGTAAAAAATAACAGCAAAAATAGTACC from Carboxydothermus pertinax encodes:
- a CDS encoding two-component system sensor histidine kinase NtrB, with the protein product MKTNRLTNFYYLILNDSPNIILAIDPDYKIVFFNKTAEKIFGIKREEVLGKDFQQFFQKLGLLERSRLVDSLKYRKVFEIENIPLKIGEHQKHFWGKSYPVIDQTGELLGAVLVGWDTHGKQVVGQEHINHEKFAVIKTIAAGTAHEIRNPLTTVKGFIQLLGQEKLQDQESKVFLDTIVQEINRIEKIIADLLVLSHDSGLKKGIVNLNRLVERASESIAPAAYLNNISIIKNLNYGLPLILGDDERLFFVLTNLLTNACEAIGKDGLITLETFFDEKEGKVGLRISDNGPGVPEELQSKIFEPFFTTKTEGTGLGLAICYRTVEEHNGSIKVYNNASGGATFEITLPLNLENAYS
- a CDS encoding TIGR04086 family membrane protein; translated protein: MNARALFWGFIIALGTLLVFGTIFAVIFYYFTTNFTWWTILSFSVIFLSLLAGGFVAGRKAQKKGLWHGLYLGGIFIVIFFVFSLWVFHSPFSFVVFLEKSLVILLAGAIGGILGVSIF